A window of Caretta caretta isolate rCarCar2 chromosome 11, rCarCar1.hap1, whole genome shotgun sequence contains these coding sequences:
- the LOC125645033 gene encoding gamma-crystallin C-like: MAKIIFYEDRDFQGRSYAVTADQPDMHAHLNRCNSIQVESGCWMIYERPHYIGHQYFLKKGEYTNYQQWMGFNDSVKSCCIITPVSSLRIRVYETNDVGGRMTKSFCDYPSLCDEFHPRDIQSCHVFEGNRIFCGQPNYRAWQYLLRPREYWGVTDWGAMTAIDGSFRPTASSPMKSMALLKFHLLLLCPLSGRLLLRKQDLKGAKESLPLSLRLALPDSQPHADCFFPGTPRPPNSISPLLNV; encoded by the exons ATGGCAAag ATCATATTCTATGAGGACAGAGACTTCCAGGGCCGCTCCTATGCAGTCACTGCTGACCAGCCGGATATGCATGCTCACCTTAACCGCTGCAACTCAATCCAGGTGGAAAGTGGCTGCTGGATGATCTATGAGCGCCCCCATTACATAGGACATCAGTACTTCCTGAAAAAGGGGGAATATACAAATTACCAGCAGTGGATGGGGTTCAATGACTCTGTCAAGTCCTGTTGCATAATCACACCAGTAAGTTCACT AAGGATACGAGTCTATGAGACAAATGACGTGGGAGGCAGGATGACCAAATCCTTCTGTGACTATCCTTCTCTCTGTGACGAATTTCATCCCAGGGACATCCAGTCCTGTCATGTTTTTGAAGGAAACCGGATTTTCTGTGGGCAGCCAAACTACAGAGCATGGCAGTACCTCCTGAGACCCAGGGAGTACTGGGGAGTCACTGACTGGGGAGCCATGACCGCCATAGATGGTTCCTTTAGGCCAACAGC GAGCAGccccatgaaatcaatggcactgcTCAAG ttccacctgctgctgctctgcccgcTAAGCGGCCGCCTGCTGCTCCGGAAACAAGACTTGAAGGGCGCCAAAGAAAGTTTGCCACTTTCCCTGAGGCTGGCCCTGCCGGACTCACAGCCACATGCAGACTGCTTCTTTCCAGGCACCCCCCGGCCCCCAAACTCGATCTCCCCACTGCTGAACGTTTAG